CGATATTTTACCTTACGAGGCATTAACATGAGAAAAAATCTCCGTTCTTCGTTTTAAATTGTGTTTACTTCACCGTTGCAAATCCAGACTTTTATGCCGATACATCCGTAACTGGTGTTCGCCGTGACGGATGCATAGTCAATATCGGCACGGAGCGTGTGCAGGGGTACCCGTCCCTCACGGGCAGATTCAACACGGGCCATTTCTGCACCACCCAGGCGTCCTGAACACTGAATTCTGATACCTTCAGCGCCCATGCGCATTGTGCTCTGGATTGCACGTTTGATCGCACGTCTGAAAGAGACTTTTCTTTCAAGCTGCTGGGCAATGTTTTCACCCACCAGATATGCGTCCAGCTCAGGCTTTTTAATCTCAACAATGTTTACCTGAACATCAGATTGTGTGAGTTTCCTAATCTCTTCTCTCAGCTGATCGACTTCTTTTCCCTTGGCGCCAATAACAATTCCGGGTCTGGATGTATGAATCGTTATGGTGATCAGCTTGGTTGTCCTTTGAATCTCTACCCTGGAAACACCACCTTTTGAGAGTCTTTTGGATACATACTTCCGAAGCATCAGATCTTCAGACAGTTTTCCGGCAAAATTTCTCTCGTCAAACCAGTTGGATAACCAACTTTTGGTGATACCAAGACGAAATCCGTAGGGATGTGTTTTCTGACCCAATCTCTACTCCTTTTTTGTCGATGCCGTTTCAGCTTTTTCAGGCAGGCCAACTTTGACTGTCACATGGCTTGACCGTTTGCGAATCAGATAAGCCCTTCCCATGGATCTGGGTTGAATCCTGCGGGTAATCGGCCCTTTATCCACATACGCTTCCTTGATTACCAACTCTTCGGGATTCACTTTGCTTCCCTCATCCGAGTCGATATAATTGGACACTGCCGAACGAATGGTCCCTTCTACAATTTTCGCCGCCTTAT
This window of the Candidatus Neomarinimicrobiota bacterium genome carries:
- the rplV gene encoding 50S ribosomal protein L22: MEARAINKYVHHSTKKIKPMLDLVRGKRVDHALNALHFLPNKAAKIVEGTIRSAVSNYIDSDEGSKVNPEELVIKEAYVDKGPITRRIQPRSMGRAYLIRKRSSHVTVKVGLPEKAETASTKKE
- the rpsC gene encoding 30S ribosomal protein S3; the protein is MGQKTHPYGFRLGITKSWLSNWFDERNFAGKLSEDLMLRKYVSKRLSKGGVSRVEIQRTTKLITITIHTSRPGIVIGAKGKEVDQLREEIRKLTQSDVQVNIVEIKKPELDAYLVGENIAQQLERKVSFRRAIKRAIQSTMRMGAEGIRIQCSGRLGGAEMARVESAREGRVPLHTLRADIDYASVTANTSYGCIGIKVWICNGEVNTI